In one Culex quinquefasciatus strain JHB chromosome 2, VPISU_Cqui_1.0_pri_paternal, whole genome shotgun sequence genomic region, the following are encoded:
- the LOC6040534 gene encoding transmembrane protein 145 — translation MKVLILIGLFWFCDQSAAKYVEGHLKTSADWAFLARFCFLSYHGRYQYEIEYEKRYGEVKLLLYYDDKKQWPAVYKTDKELTCSEKISVLSVLDNQIVPLTLKNHPYSGCQLLTQNGKDSGSERRPPVPSGGGRTSPKDDPFTFDQFLKTTTTESTVPTEPFDFNMTESDFSTIETNTSEFSDERVLYSNVEFNSLENTTDYKIFVEELFHGNQESSNVTRVRRASKFDTKLVVSCSNHGTFTSSRQRWWYIAVSNCGSNKGLDIVYRFKMTNGETGDFWHEHFSADEMYIPPILLIEAIAYTLLLLAVFLCAVELKSRHLYHCTYRLFALSVLLQWFGILLLSVTWAKYAVSGFGPFPVFGGFFTSASEITFLLLLLLMAKGYTITRARLKTCATVKITVFTNLYVIVYISLYIYQSEAFDPGEVLNLYESPAGFGLAGLRCIGWGFFIYSCAATIRKFTEKGPFYYPFTLLGSVWIMSGPILTVVGVNVLDPWVRESVMHAALGAVAFCGHVAFLWITWPSRANKSFPYHVRTNHVGVSTVDDEVNYPRHTYEPAPPETGIIIPLSSNATTLNGIYDQYLRERDVYHSSSTPISYASFPANAKVYHNSNHNGLNHTHERIRAPLGPGDPITEDTHQSPLASAPHSLAISNHNNNNYGNDILVDSGHPSLDVSVSTSPPKHDGAELQPETAAPSAPPMAEELVLGINSPRLEPKPFNPFIVGASSASAEERRRLSNKVILPRLEGTHEGNVPKHLFAVKRDDITS, via the exons ATGAAAGTTTTAATTCTCATTGGATTATTTTGGTTCTGCGACCAAAGtgctgcgaaatatgttgaagGGCACTTGAAAACGAGCGCA GATTGGGCTTTTTTGGCCAGGTTCTGTTTCCTGTCCTATCATGGAAGATACCAGTATGAGATTGAGTACGAAAAGCGTTACGGTGAGGTCAAGTTGTTACTTTACTACGACGACAAAAAACAATGGCCAGCCGTTTACAAAACAGATAAGGAACTG ACCTGCTCtgaaaaaatttcagttttgagCGTTCTCGACAACCAAATTGTGCCTCTTACTTTGAAAAATCACCCATATTCGGGTTGTCAGCTGTTGACTCAAAATGGCAAGGATTCTGGAAGTGAGCGACGACCCCCGGTACCAAGTGGTGGTGGAAGAACTTCACCCAAGGATGACCCTTTTACGTTCGatcagtttttgaaaacaacCACCACAGAGTCCACCGTACCGACTGAGCCGTTTGATTTCAACATGACGGAAAGtgatttttcaacaatcgaaaCCAACACTAGCGAGTTTAGCGATGAGCGCGTTTTGTACTCCAACGTGGAATTCAACAGTTTGGAGAATACTACCGATTATAAAATATTTGTGGAGGAATTGTTTCACGGAAACCAAGAAAGTAGCAACGTTACAAGGGTCAGACGAGCATCGAAATTCGACACCAAACTGGTTGTTAGCTGCTCTAATCATGGAACATTTACTAGCTCGAGACAAAG GTGGTGGTACATAGCTGTTTCGAACTGTGGCAGTAACAAAGGTCTTGACATTGTTTATAGATTCAAAATGACGAATGGtgaaactggtgatttttggcatgAACACTTTTCTGCTGATGAGATGT ATATCCCTCCAATCCTTCTGATTGAAGCTATTGCCTACACATTACTTTTACTGGCAGTTTTTCTGTGTGCGGTCGAGTTGAAATCTCGCCATCTGTACCATTGTACGTATCGACTTTTTGCGTTAAGTGTTTTACTGCAATGGTTTGGCATTTTGCTACTGAGTGTGACCTGGGCTAAGTATGCCGTTTCGGGATTCGGTCCGTTCCCAGTTTTCGGAGGATTTTTCACCAGTGCAAGTGAAATTACGTTCCTGCTACTGTTACTACTCATGGCGAAGGGCTATACAATTACTCGAGCGCGCCTAAAGACATGTGCAACGGTTAaaattactgtttttacaaatttgtatgTGATTGTGTACATTTCGCTGTACATTTATCAGTCAGAG GCATTTGATCCAGGAGAAGTACTGAATTTGTACGAATCTCCAGCTGGATTTGGATTAGCCGGACTCCGTTGTATTGGATGgggatttttcatatattcTTGTGCCGCGACGATACGCAAGTTTACCGAGAAGGGCCCGTTCTACTATCCTTTTACACTGCTAg GTTCGGTTTGGATAATGAGTGGACCAATTCTGACAGTCGTTGGTGTGAACGTTCTTGATCCTTGGGTCAGAGAAAGTGTGATGCATGCAGCGCTTGGAGCGGTTGCATTCTGCGGTCATGTGGCGTTTCTATGGATTACCTGGCCATCTAGAGCAAATAAAAGTTTCCCGTACCATGTGCGAACAAATCACGTCGGTGTTTCGACTGTTGACGATGAAGTAAACTATCCAAGGCATACGTATGAGCCGGCTCCTCCCGAGACTGGCATAATCATCCCACTATCTAG CAACGCGACTACACTAAATGGAATCTACGATCAATATCTACGCGAAAGAGATGTGTACCATAGTTCATCGACCCCGATTAGCTACGCATCTTTCCCTGCGAATGCAAAGGTGTATCACAACAGTAATCACAACGGCCTAAATCACACACATGAAAGGATACGGGCTCCGCTAGGCCCCGGCGATCCGATAACCGAGGACACGCACCAAAGTCCTCTGGCGAGTGCTCCACACAGTTTGGCTATTAGCAACCATAATAACAACAACTATGGTAACGACATATTGGTAGACTCCGGGCACCCTTCGCTGGATGTTTCAGTTTCCACCAGTCCACCAAAGCACGATGGAGCAGAATTACAACCGGAAACTGCAGCACCATCTGCGCCACCAATGGCGGAAGAGCTGGTTTTGGGTATCAATAGTCCGAGACTTGAACCAAAACCGTTTAACCCTTTCATCGTGGGGGCATCGTCAGCTTCGGCAGAAGAAAGACGAAGACTTTCTAACAAGGTAATTCTACCAAGACTCGAAGGGACTCATGAGGGAAACGTCCCAAAGCACCTTTTCGCTGTAAAACGAGATGATATTACGAGTTAA